From the Marinomonas sp. THO17 genome, one window contains:
- a CDS encoding DUF3524 domain-containing protein, which produces MRILLISAYEASSHKAWANTLMAAMPEHDWHYLSLPARHFAWRIRGNAMSFAFDPKFKDTLQRPYDLVIATSMTDCVGLKAFCPDLQNLPWILYFHENQFAYPANDNQQGVVEMQMVTLYSALAADKCVFNSEFNCHSFFQGAKALLKKLPDYVSPDWLDDTQAKSEVLPVPVSLSSQGRRTGAFGQGKIKLVWAARWEYDKGPENLLAILRELKARHLAFEIAIMGEQFRSYPEVFDQIQIEFAEQITQFGFADNREEYLSILHQADVFLSTALHEFQGLSVLEAVAMGCLPLLPQRQVYPELFDPVFLYPSVLGDEIAEAKGAVDRLLALLEQEALAPNISEYSEEHLIASYQALIKDLVK; this is translated from the coding sequence GTGCGAATTTTATTGATCAGTGCTTATGAGGCAAGCAGCCATAAAGCTTGGGCGAATACGCTGATGGCGGCAATGCCAGAGCATGATTGGCACTATTTGTCTCTGCCCGCAAGGCATTTTGCTTGGCGCATTCGTGGTAACGCCATGAGTTTTGCGTTTGATCCTAAATTCAAAGACACATTGCAACGACCTTATGACCTGGTGATCGCCACCTCAATGACCGATTGTGTGGGTCTGAAAGCTTTTTGCCCCGATCTGCAAAACCTGCCTTGGATCTTATATTTCCATGAGAATCAATTTGCTTACCCTGCTAATGATAATCAACAGGGTGTGGTGGAAATGCAAATGGTCACCTTATACAGCGCATTGGCGGCAGACAAATGTGTTTTTAACAGCGAATTCAATTGCCACAGTTTTTTTCAGGGGGCTAAGGCGTTATTGAAGAAACTGCCTGACTACGTCTCCCCGGACTGGTTGGACGATACACAAGCCAAATCGGAAGTACTTCCTGTACCGGTTTCCCTGTCATCCCAAGGTCGCCGTACTGGGGCATTTGGCCAAGGTAAAATTAAATTGGTATGGGCGGCGCGCTGGGAGTATGACAAAGGCCCTGAGAATTTATTGGCCATATTGCGTGAGTTAAAGGCACGACATCTGGCGTTTGAGATTGCCATCATGGGCGAGCAGTTTCGCAGTTACCCAGAGGTGTTTGATCAGATACAAATCGAGTTTGCCGAACAGATAACACAGTTTGGTTTTGCCGATAACCGAGAAGAGTATCTGTCTATTCTGCACCAAGCCGATGTGTTTTTATCCACTGCTTTGCACGAATTTCAAGGTTTGTCCGTACTCGAAGCCGTGGCTATGGGCTGTTTGCCACTCTTACCACAGCGTCAAGTTTATCCTGAATTGTTCGACCCTGTGTTTCTCTACCCAAGTGTATTGGGCGATGAAATCGCAGAGGCGAAAGGGGCGGTGGATCGTCTTTTGGCATTGCTGGAGCAAGAAGCACTTGCTCCAAACATAAGCGAATATTCCGAGGAGCACCTTATTGCAAGCTATCAGGCTTTAATTAAGGACTTGGTGAAATAA
- a CDS encoding ABC transporter substrate-binding protein yields MIKSVVATSLTSAILLFSQSVPAQSEPTHWPDTLQQAKGQTVYFNAWGGADNINNYIQWAADRIQDDYQVTLKHVKLTDTADAVNRVLAEKAAGKDQQGSIDLIWINGENFRAMKDNQLLFGPFSQSLPNYQNYVDENARQSLTQDFGTPVEGMESPWGMAQVIFMYDTANLSNPPKSMAQLLAHARANPGRITYPEPPQFLGSTFLKQALYELSPYRKALAQPVDQVDFEKITAPLWTYLDQLHQVAWRSGQTFPSSSEEMMRLLDDQEIDIALSFDISAASVQIDQGNLAETVRSYVFTGGTIGNTHFLAIPYNSSATAGAQVVANFLLSPEAQIRKQTPTVWGDLSVLAYHKLSSADQQKFDDLPRGIATLTIEELGQTLPEPHSSWVGALETEWRKRYAN; encoded by the coding sequence GTGATCAAATCTGTTGTTGCGACCTCACTCACCAGCGCCATTTTACTCTTTTCTCAATCTGTACCAGCCCAATCAGAGCCAACTCACTGGCCAGATACCCTTCAGCAAGCGAAAGGGCAAACCGTCTACTTCAATGCTTGGGGTGGCGCCGATAATATCAATAACTACATTCAATGGGCAGCCGATCGCATCCAAGACGATTATCAAGTGACATTAAAGCACGTCAAGCTAACGGACACAGCGGACGCTGTAAACCGAGTATTGGCCGAAAAAGCCGCTGGCAAAGATCAACAAGGTTCCATTGACCTCATTTGGATTAATGGCGAAAACTTCCGCGCTATGAAAGACAATCAACTGCTGTTTGGCCCATTCAGCCAGAGCTTACCCAATTACCAAAACTACGTAGATGAAAATGCTCGCCAAAGTTTAACGCAAGACTTTGGTACCCCCGTGGAGGGCATGGAATCCCCTTGGGGCATGGCACAAGTCATCTTTATGTACGACACTGCCAACCTCAGCAATCCGCCTAAATCCATGGCCCAGTTATTGGCCCATGCACGAGCCAATCCGGGTCGCATTACCTACCCTGAGCCACCGCAATTTTTGGGCTCAACCTTCTTAAAACAAGCCCTATATGAACTTTCCCCTTATCGCAAAGCGCTGGCCCAACCGGTTGATCAAGTGGATTTCGAAAAGATCACTGCGCCTTTGTGGACCTATTTAGATCAATTGCATCAAGTGGCTTGGCGAAGCGGTCAAACCTTTCCATCCAGTTCTGAAGAAATGATGCGCTTATTGGACGATCAAGAAATTGACATCGCCCTAAGCTTTGATATTTCTGCCGCTTCCGTACAGATTGATCAGGGCAACCTAGCCGAGACCGTACGTTCTTATGTGTTTACTGGTGGCACCATAGGCAACACGCATTTTTTGGCCATTCCTTACAACAGCAGCGCCACCGCCGGCGCACAAGTAGTGGCCAATTTTTTGCTGTCACCAGAAGCACAAATTCGTAAGCAAACCCCCACCGTATGGGGCGATTTGAGTGTGCTCGCCTATCACAAGTTGAGTTCAGCGGATCAGCAAAAATTTGATGACCTACCCCGCGGTATCGCCACCTTAACCATTGAGGAACTGGGCCAAACCTTGCCAGAACCTCACAGTAGCTGGGTAGGCGCATTGGAAACGGAATGGCGCAAAAGATACGCTAACTAA
- a CDS encoding ABC transporter permease, with protein sequence MPSKFRQMATGLICLLLLLPILAGLVGTLLPAFQYFPPLGEEDFSLTAWQSLFAQPEFFASLKLTLITGIVSPMLALWLALALLAWCYGKPFFRTIENLLAPILAIPHAAIAIGLVFLLSPSGWLVRLFSPWLTGFDRPPNWISVQDPYGLSLILALVIKEMPYLLFVMLACMNSIRAGDTLQACQTLGYGRFTAWRKVLIPQLYPLIRLPLFIVISFSLTVVDLALIIGPNTPSTLAVTLFRWFNDPALTMRFNASAGAVLLMLVIILVLAGWEVSHRILSKLTRAERSDGKRHGMTDSLLTCGAALACMCLGLAVWALLILPLWSLTKRWRFPDALPSQWTLDNLERAAPLLMELTQNTLFIALVSTLFACLISLVMLEIKRSAQTTSKHTKHHAFDSLIYVPILLPQIGFLFGLHVLLIHLDWNGSLSAVTALHLLYVLPYVYLTLKNPYLAYPQAYLEQANRLNQRSLQNYLCIKLAMLKPALFTAFAIGFAVSIAQYLPTLIAGEGRYSTLTTEAVTRAASGDRKQVGSMALLQTLFPIIVFWLAMTLPPRWSKWRLILKTRCKATFQSVISLLRKRTSRA encoded by the coding sequence ATGCCTAGCAAATTCCGCCAGATGGCCACAGGGCTAATTTGCCTATTATTACTGCTGCCTATTCTGGCGGGGTTAGTGGGCACCCTACTGCCCGCTTTTCAATACTTCCCTCCGCTTGGAGAAGAGGATTTCTCCTTGACGGCTTGGCAAAGTCTCTTTGCTCAGCCTGAATTTTTTGCCAGTCTCAAGCTCACCCTCATAACCGGCATAGTGTCGCCAATGCTCGCCTTATGGTTGGCCTTGGCCCTATTAGCATGGTGCTATGGCAAGCCCTTTTTTCGCACCATTGAAAATCTGCTCGCGCCCATTCTGGCCATTCCTCACGCAGCGATTGCCATCGGCTTGGTCTTTTTATTAAGTCCATCAGGTTGGCTGGTTCGACTCTTTAGCCCTTGGCTGACAGGCTTTGATAGACCACCGAATTGGATTAGCGTGCAGGATCCCTACGGACTGTCACTGATACTCGCCTTGGTCATCAAAGAAATGCCCTATTTACTCTTTGTGATGCTGGCTTGCATGAACAGCATTCGTGCTGGTGACACCTTACAAGCTTGCCAAACCCTAGGTTACGGCCGTTTTACCGCGTGGCGAAAAGTGCTCATTCCGCAATTGTATCCCTTAATACGCTTACCACTTTTCATTGTCATCAGCTTCAGTCTCACTGTGGTCGATCTGGCCTTAATCATTGGTCCTAACACGCCCTCTACCCTAGCCGTTACCTTATTCCGCTGGTTTAACGACCCAGCTTTGACCATGCGTTTTAATGCCAGCGCAGGGGCTGTGTTGCTTATGCTGGTGATTATCTTAGTTTTAGCTGGATGGGAAGTCAGTCACCGTATTCTGAGTAAGCTCACTCGAGCCGAACGCAGTGATGGCAAACGCCACGGCATGACAGACAGCCTATTGACCTGTGGCGCAGCTCTGGCGTGTATGTGTTTAGGGTTAGCCGTTTGGGCATTATTGATTCTCCCCTTATGGTCGCTAACCAAACGCTGGCGTTTCCCAGATGCTCTCCCTTCCCAATGGACACTGGACAACTTGGAACGGGCTGCACCCTTGTTGATGGAACTGACACAAAACACCTTATTTATCGCCTTGGTGAGCACTCTGTTTGCCTGCCTCATCAGCTTAGTGATGCTGGAAATTAAACGCAGCGCTCAAACAACTAGCAAACACACAAAACATCATGCTTTTGACAGTCTCATTTACGTGCCCATTTTACTGCCACAAATTGGCTTTCTGTTTGGTTTGCACGTGTTACTCATTCATCTTGATTGGAATGGCTCCCTGTCTGCAGTCACGGCTCTGCATTTACTCTATGTTTTACCTTACGTTTATCTCACCTTAAAAAACCCCTATTTGGCATACCCGCAAGCCTATTTAGAGCAAGCCAATCGTTTAAACCAGCGGAGCCTGCAAAACTACCTTTGCATTAAACTCGCCATGTTAAAACCCGCTCTCTTTACCGCGTTTGCCATTGGTTTTGCAGTGAGCATAGCGCAATATCTGCCCACCCTGATTGCTGGCGAAGGTCGCTACAGTACCTTAACCACAGAAGCCGTTACTCGCGCCGCTTCAGGTGATCGTAAACAAGTGGGCAGCATGGCCTTGTTGCAAACCCTGTTTCCCATTATTGTCTTCTGGCTGGCGATGACGCTACCGCCCCGCTGGAGCAAGTGGCGACTCATACTTAAGACCCGCTGTAAAGCGACTTTCCAGTCCGTTATCAGCTTATTGCGAAAAAGGACATCCCGTGCTTAG
- a CDS encoding glutathione peroxidase — MTTVLNHVVKTIQGEAINLSDYEGKTLLIVNVASKCGLTPQYKGLEALYNRYKAQGFEILGFPANDFAGQEPGSDAEIQAFCSLNYDVSFPMFSKIVVTGPETHPLYQDLTQAVPITPNRESMENMLKQHQIEPTQAPEVVWNFEKFLISKHGDIQRFAPDVEPNNEALIAAIEADLT; from the coding sequence ATGACCACAGTCTTAAACCATGTTGTGAAAACCATTCAAGGAGAGGCCATTAACCTTTCGGACTACGAAGGCAAAACCCTACTCATTGTGAATGTCGCGTCAAAATGCGGCTTAACCCCACAATATAAAGGCCTTGAAGCCTTGTACAACAGATATAAAGCACAAGGTTTTGAGATATTGGGTTTTCCAGCCAATGATTTTGCCGGGCAAGAACCCGGTTCAGATGCCGAAATCCAAGCATTTTGCAGTCTGAATTATGATGTTAGCTTCCCCATGTTTAGTAAAATTGTGGTGACTGGCCCCGAAACACACCCTTTGTATCAAGACCTCACTCAAGCAGTTCCCATTACCCCCAATCGTGAAAGCATGGAAAATATGCTCAAACAACATCAGATTGAACCAACGCAAGCTCCTGAGGTGGTGTGGAACTTTGAAAAATTTCTCATCAGTAAGCATGGTGATATTCAACGTTTTGCGCCTGATGTGGAGCCGAACAATGAGGCTTTAATCGCCGCCATAGAAGCAGATCTCACTTGA
- a CDS encoding dienelactone hydrolase family protein, whose product MIIQRHDQDITTPTGTMRCTVYRPKAEGRFPGIIFYSEIFQQTAPIARSAAIMAGHGFIVIVPEVFHELNPIGTVLSYDDEGKDKGNSDKFSKPLESHDSDTTAMLDYLSQQDYCNGQFGSMGVCLGGHLAYRAALNPRIQAAFCLYATDIHSNTIPCQPDNDSFTRTGEIQGELVMVWGKQDPHVPTEGRQKIYQQLIATDRLFSWYEVNGQHAFMRDEGDRYDPALALEYYAKAVALFQRTLNRAV is encoded by the coding sequence ATGATTATTCAACGTCACGATCAAGATATTACCACGCCAACCGGCACCATGCGCTGCACAGTTTACCGACCCAAAGCGGAAGGACGTTTCCCCGGCATTATTTTTTATTCTGAAATTTTCCAACAAACCGCGCCCATTGCGCGATCGGCTGCCATCATGGCAGGGCACGGTTTTATCGTCATAGTGCCGGAAGTGTTTCATGAACTGAACCCCATTGGCACGGTTCTGAGCTACGACGACGAAGGCAAAGACAAAGGCAACTCAGACAAGTTTAGCAAACCATTGGAATCTCACGATTCGGATACCACTGCCATGTTGGACTACCTTTCTCAACAAGATTATTGCAATGGACAATTTGGCAGCATGGGCGTTTGTTTAGGCGGACACCTAGCCTATCGCGCCGCGTTAAACCCTCGTATTCAAGCGGCTTTTTGTCTTTACGCTACAGACATTCACTCCAACACAATTCCTTGTCAGCCTGACAATGATTCCTTTACTCGCACAGGTGAAATCCAAGGGGAATTGGTCATGGTTTGGGGAAAACAAGACCCACACGTGCCAACCGAAGGACGTCAGAAAATTTATCAGCAATTAATCGCGACAGATCGTTTGTTTAGCTGGTATGAAGTGAACGGACAACATGCCTTCATGCGTGACGAGGGAGACCGATACGACCCTGCGCTGGCGTTGGAGTATTATGCGAAGGCGGTTGCCCTATTTCAACGCACCCTTAACCGAGCCGTCTAA
- a CDS encoding succinylglutamate desuccinylase/aspartoacylase family protein, with the protein MSYQIYSHLLPSATPGTQRVLKAHHFGEAGARPKVYLQAGLHADEWPGFLVLNTLIKLLIKAEQAGSIQGEIIIVPVANPIGLAQNFHGYIPGRFAFSDGGENFNRNWPRLGDKVEKRIKGDVSADVESNLALVRQAIREELALLPEMTELQGMKKTLLALSMDADEVIDLHCSGEASMHAYVPQEFEEHFKPLLGLLEAKVGLSELDTGAASFDETNASVWRSLKNHYAHLIPWGCRSLTLELRGENDINQAFAGQDAQALFDYLLYRGVVQGEVVEPDTSQVHYYPLDAMDLVKAPCAGIVCYHKDIGDLVEEGEVIGEVVNLLEDDVEQSHYPLVSRTNGIFFARLQRRLVVCGESIAKIAGKEHLAYREIGHLFED; encoded by the coding sequence ATGTCCTATCAAATTTATTCTCACCTGTTACCCAGTGCAACACCGGGCACACAAAGAGTCTTAAAAGCACATCATTTTGGTGAGGCTGGGGCGCGTCCAAAAGTGTACCTTCAGGCTGGTTTGCATGCAGACGAATGGCCGGGTTTTTTGGTGCTTAATACATTGATTAAGTTGTTGATAAAAGCTGAGCAAGCGGGCTCAATTCAAGGTGAGATCATTATAGTACCAGTGGCGAACCCGATAGGCTTAGCGCAGAATTTTCACGGTTATATCCCGGGGCGTTTTGCTTTTTCGGATGGCGGTGAAAACTTCAATCGTAATTGGCCAAGATTGGGAGACAAAGTTGAAAAGCGCATTAAAGGGGACGTCAGTGCCGATGTGGAAAGCAACTTGGCCTTGGTACGGCAAGCGATTCGTGAGGAGCTTGCTTTACTGCCGGAGATGACCGAATTGCAAGGCATGAAGAAAACCTTGCTGGCTTTGTCTATGGATGCCGATGAGGTGATTGATTTGCATTGTTCTGGTGAAGCGTCAATGCATGCTTATGTACCGCAGGAATTTGAGGAGCATTTCAAACCCTTGTTAGGCTTATTAGAGGCGAAGGTAGGCCTATCTGAATTGGACACGGGGGCCGCTTCTTTTGATGAAACCAATGCCAGTGTGTGGCGCAGCTTGAAGAATCATTACGCTCATTTGATTCCGTGGGGCTGTCGCTCTTTGACGCTGGAGTTGCGCGGTGAAAATGATATTAATCAAGCTTTTGCCGGGCAAGATGCGCAAGCTTTGTTTGATTACTTGCTTTATCGAGGTGTGGTGCAAGGTGAGGTCGTCGAGCCGGATACGTCACAAGTACATTATTACCCTTTGGATGCCATGGATTTGGTGAAAGCGCCTTGCGCGGGCATTGTGTGTTATCACAAAGACATAGGTGACCTAGTGGAAGAAGGAGAAGTGATTGGCGAAGTGGTCAATCTACTGGAAGACGATGTCGAGCAATCTCATTATCCTTTGGTATCACGAACCAACGGAATTTTCTTTGCTCGGTTGCAGCGGCGCTTGGTGGTGTGTGGTGAATCCATCGCCAAAATTGCCGGTAAAGAACACCTAGCTTACCGGGAAATCGGTCATTTATTTGAAGACTAG
- a CDS encoding ATP-dependent helicase: MSEDILRQTQMSASANRLTDEQMAVVQHDLTRPAKVIAVAGAGKTTTLIARIEYLLSQGVDAAQIGVFMFNKSAQEEFSQRLHQALAHKGWRAPSVMTFHAFGMRLCRRLEQAGWLETAKLLTDDFSLIKLLREAMQGLLKRGEKVTIQDEKDWLEDMLLFIDQVKASNMAAQDVFEQLAWSKERRFFVALYEELENLRRRQKIRFFADLLSDPYALIAQLSAEDLHRISALVPNFQILLIDEFQDINPCQYALLKRLYPAPCQWMIVGDVQQCIYEWRGASPDIMARQFDVEFADTVTYPLSTSFRFGHAVGLMASSVISENDGNALVVGMGERTRVSFAKSAKTGKALLGELKAWLDEGQSLDDCAVLVRLYSDMVPVQLALMHKGVPYQLHGDSPLLENRQIRMLMAYLAVMAGGLEQAKVFFQADDLEYLLTVPSLGGAVAQRRHLIQQAKQAPHLLPQIIENMADSTEGWRGKKLLERADWLRSLSAYRKDPAQGLLVTLEKLGIYRYFESTSSKDIQAQEKIATCEAFIAYVRGVGGEAASILQQLASLNERQSDVAQGVHLMTIHKSKGLEFGQVLLCGLQEGRFPYYEEDLSAIDKQAANELAAERRLFYVAMTRARHKLVILETPSADENKQLKLGNIPRAGIKSLSLSRFIFEAQPFAVSQICDAWYQARDGDVIDTEKGSVFQRYLAFVQPSPRLSFRHKVAGKSQLKPGDKVRHDQFGQGVVVRQEQNDRQMIFVDFGEAGLKRFNPKHTKLVKVSSRT, encoded by the coding sequence TTGAGTGAAGACATTTTGCGTCAAACACAAATGAGTGCATCCGCTAATCGCTTAACGGATGAGCAAATGGCTGTGGTGCAACACGACCTAACTCGTCCTGCTAAGGTCATTGCCGTAGCGGGGGCGGGTAAAACCACCACCTTGATTGCTCGCATCGAGTATCTGTTGTCACAGGGTGTGGATGCTGCTCAGATAGGCGTTTTTATGTTCAATAAAAGCGCGCAAGAAGAGTTTTCCCAACGCTTGCATCAAGCCTTGGCCCATAAAGGCTGGCGTGCGCCCAGTGTGATGACCTTTCATGCTTTTGGTATGCGCTTGTGTCGTCGTTTGGAGCAAGCAGGCTGGCTTGAGACGGCCAAGTTGCTAACGGACGATTTCAGTCTGATCAAGTTATTGCGTGAGGCCATGCAGGGGTTGCTGAAACGCGGTGAAAAAGTGACCATCCAAGACGAAAAAGACTGGCTGGAGGACATGCTGCTCTTTATCGATCAGGTGAAAGCGTCAAACATGGCGGCACAGGATGTGTTTGAGCAGTTAGCTTGGTCGAAAGAACGGCGCTTTTTTGTGGCCTTGTATGAAGAATTGGAAAATCTGAGGCGACGTCAAAAAATACGCTTCTTTGCCGATTTGTTGAGCGATCCTTATGCGCTCATTGCTCAATTAAGCGCAGAAGATTTGCATCGTATTAGTGCTTTGGTGCCCAATTTCCAGATCTTATTGATTGATGAGTTTCAAGACATCAACCCTTGTCAGTATGCGTTACTTAAACGTCTCTATCCTGCTCCTTGTCAATGGATGATAGTAGGCGATGTGCAACAATGTATTTATGAATGGCGCGGAGCCAGTCCAGACATTATGGCGCGTCAATTTGATGTTGAGTTTGCCGATACCGTGACTTATCCCTTGAGTACCAGCTTCCGCTTTGGTCATGCGGTGGGGCTGATGGCGTCCAGTGTGATTAGTGAAAATGACGGGAATGCTCTGGTGGTGGGAATGGGAGAGCGAACACGAGTCTCCTTCGCCAAGTCTGCAAAAACCGGCAAGGCACTGCTTGGTGAGCTCAAAGCCTGGTTGGATGAAGGTCAGTCGCTGGATGATTGCGCGGTTTTGGTTCGGCTTTACAGTGACATGGTACCTGTACAATTGGCGCTGATGCACAAGGGGGTGCCGTATCAGTTGCACGGCGACTCGCCCCTGTTGGAAAACCGACAGATTCGTATGCTGATGGCGTATTTGGCGGTGATGGCAGGCGGATTAGAACAAGCCAAGGTGTTTTTCCAAGCAGATGACCTTGAGTACTTGCTGACCGTACCCAGTTTAGGTGGTGCGGTAGCGCAACGTCGACACTTGATTCAACAAGCCAAACAAGCCCCACATTTGCTACCACAAATCATTGAGAACATGGCGGACAGTACAGAAGGCTGGCGAGGGAAAAAATTGCTCGAACGAGCAGATTGGCTGCGCAGTTTGAGTGCGTATCGCAAGGATCCTGCACAAGGCTTGCTTGTTACCTTGGAGAAACTCGGTATCTATCGATACTTTGAGAGCACCAGCAGTAAGGACATTCAAGCGCAAGAAAAAATCGCCACTTGTGAGGCCTTTATTGCTTATGTTCGAGGTGTGGGAGGGGAAGCGGCTAGCATTTTACAACAGCTGGCAAGCTTGAATGAGCGCCAATCCGATGTGGCACAAGGTGTGCATCTGATGACGATCCATAAATCCAAAGGCTTGGAGTTTGGGCAAGTACTTTTGTGTGGCTTGCAAGAAGGTCGTTTTCCTTATTATGAAGAAGACTTGAGTGCAATCGACAAGCAAGCCGCTAATGAACTGGCGGCTGAGCGGCGTTTATTTTATGTGGCCATGACACGAGCCCGTCATAAGTTAGTGATATTAGAAACGCCAAGTGCTGACGAGAACAAACAATTGAAGCTGGGGAATATCCCCAGAGCCGGTATAAAGTCCTTGTCATTATCACGTTTTATTTTTGAGGCTCAGCCCTTTGCGGTGAGCCAAATATGCGATGCTTGGTATCAAGCTCGTGATGGTGATGTGATTGATACGGAGAAAGGCTCGGTTTTTCAGCGCTACTTGGCGTTTGTTCAGCCGTCACCCAGGCTTTCCTTCCGTCATAAGGTGGCAGGAAAAAGCCAACTCAAGCCCGGGGACAAGGTACGTCATGATCAATTTGGTCAAGGTGTGGTTGTCCGACAAGAGCAAAATGATAGGCAGATGATTTTTGTCGATTTTGGCGAAGCTGGATTAAAACGTTTTAATCCCAAACATACTAAATTAGTGAAAGTATCTTCACGGACTTAA
- a CDS encoding YaeQ family protein yields MAIKARVYKASVQVSDMDRHHYQGYDITLALHPSETEERMMVRLAAFALLADDKVGDEQLSFTKGLSTEEEPDLWQKNFSDEILLWVELGQPDEKRLRKACGRAQQVVVVNYNDKSDLWWQQNKGKNSRFDNLRVLHFPEQQVIELAKICARSMQLNVTIQDGEMWVSGELGEVALTPTWRGEQ; encoded by the coding sequence ATGGCAATTAAAGCAAGGGTTTATAAAGCGTCCGTTCAGGTGTCGGACATGGACAGGCATCATTATCAAGGTTATGACATTACTTTGGCATTGCATCCATCGGAAACGGAAGAACGTATGATGGTGCGGTTAGCCGCCTTTGCTCTGTTGGCCGATGACAAGGTAGGGGATGAGCAGCTGAGTTTTACCAAAGGGTTGAGTACCGAAGAAGAGCCTGATTTGTGGCAAAAGAACTTTTCAGATGAGATTTTGCTGTGGGTGGAATTGGGCCAGCCGGATGAAAAACGCTTACGTAAAGCCTGCGGTCGCGCCCAACAAGTGGTAGTGGTGAATTACAATGACAAATCCGATCTTTGGTGGCAGCAGAATAAAGGCAAAAACAGTCGCTTTGACAATTTGCGCGTCTTACATTTTCCGGAACAGCAAGTCATTGAGCTCGCCAAGATTTGTGCGCGTTCCATGCAATTGAATGTGACCATTCAAGATGGTGAGATGTGGGTGTCGGGCGAGTTAGGCGAGGTTGCCCTTACTCCAACATGGCGTGGCGAGCAATAA
- a CDS encoding YdaS family helix-turn-helix protein translates to MSAIAKAVAIVGSQTELAKQLGVNQSHVWNWMHLHHRCPAKYIRRTSLATNGEVTEVDLLMDHEVQKVGKTKTPFAH, encoded by the coding sequence ATGTCAGCCATCGCAAAAGCCGTTGCCATTGTTGGAAGTCAAACTGAATTAGCTAAGCAGTTAGGAGTCAATCAATCTCATGTCTGGAATTGGATGCATTTGCATCATAGGTGTCCAGCCAAATACATTCGACGAACATCGCTGGCGACCAATGGTGAAGTAACGGAAGTGGATTTGTTGATGGATCATGAAGTGCAAAAAGTTGGTAAAACAAAAACGCCTTTCGCTCATTAA
- a CDS encoding ATP-binding cassette domain-containing protein: protein MLSLKNFNLQLGEQSLIQNLSFDIQKGEVLSIMGPSGIGKSSLLHYLSGTLDHALSAQGEVLLDNKTLHDLGPQERQVGLLQQSPLLFPHMSILENLLFAIPHHHHKKTRHQKAQHALEKLGIPDKANVLPEALSGGQQARVALLRTLLAEPNCLLLDEPFSKLDPALRREVREFVLNEIRQANIPALLVTHDPEDAKAMQGQCIELS, encoded by the coding sequence GTGCTTAGTCTAAAAAACTTCAATCTACAGCTTGGCGAACAAAGCTTAATTCAGAATCTCAGTTTTGACATACAAAAGGGCGAAGTCTTGTCCATCATGGGGCCAAGTGGCATAGGTAAATCTAGTTTACTGCACTATTTAAGCGGCACACTTGATCACGCCCTTAGCGCACAAGGTGAGGTGCTGCTGGACAACAAAACACTACATGACTTAGGGCCTCAAGAACGCCAAGTGGGTCTGTTACAACAAAGCCCTTTGTTGTTTCCCCATATGAGCATTCTAGAAAACTTACTCTTTGCCATTCCCCATCATCACCACAAAAAAACGCGCCATCAAAAAGCACAACATGCCCTTGAGAAACTCGGTATTCCTGATAAAGCCAATGTGTTACCAGAAGCTCTATCTGGTGGACAACAAGCCCGTGTGGCCTTGCTACGAACCTTATTAGCGGAACCAAACTGTCTCTTACTAGACGAACCTTTTAGCAAACTCGACCCAGCGCTGCGTCGTGAGGTACGGGAATTTGTACTGAACGAAATTCGCCAGGCTAATATTCCCGCCTTGCTGGTCACCCATGACCCAGAAGACGCAAAAGCCATGCAGGGGCAATGCATCGAGCTCTCTTAA